A genome region from Streptomyces antimycoticus includes the following:
- a CDS encoding M18 family aminopeptidase produces MSAQPGIDRGHTDDLMSFLRASPSPYHAVASAAERLEKAGFQRIEETASWDGAAGGRFVLRGGAIIAWYVPEGADPATPYRIVGAHTDSPNLRVKPIPDTGAHGWRQIAVEVYGGVLLNTWLDRDLGLSGRISLRDGSHHLVTIDRPLLRVPQLAVHLDRSVNTEGLKLDKQRHMTPIWGLGGVEEGDLIRFVAEETGVAAEEIAGWDLMTHSVEPPAYLGRDRELLAGPRMDNLVSVHAGTAALIAAASRQELPYIPVLAAFDHEENGSQSDTGADGPLLGTVLERSVFARGGAYEDRARAFAGTVCLSSDTGHAVHPNYAERHEPGHHPRPNGGPILKVNVNQRYATDGAGRAVFAAACERAGVPWQSFVSHNSMPCGTTIGPITAARHGIATVDIGIAILSMHSARELCGAQDPRLLAKALHAFLEG; encoded by the coding sequence ATGAGCGCACAACCCGGCATCGACCGCGGCCACACCGATGACCTGATGTCCTTCCTCCGCGCCAGCCCATCGCCGTACCACGCTGTGGCGAGCGCCGCTGAGCGGCTGGAGAAGGCCGGGTTCCAGCGGATCGAGGAGACGGCGTCCTGGGACGGCGCGGCCGGTGGTCGGTTCGTGCTGCGGGGCGGTGCGATCATTGCGTGGTACGTACCGGAGGGGGCGGACCCCGCCACTCCGTACCGAATTGTCGGTGCTCATACCGACTCTCCCAATTTGCGAGTCAAGCCCATTCCCGACACCGGTGCGCACGGCTGGAGACAGATCGCCGTCGAGGTCTACGGCGGGGTGCTGCTCAACACCTGGCTCGACCGCGACCTCGGGCTCTCCGGCCGGATCTCCCTCCGGGACGGCTCACACCATCTCGTCACCATCGACCGGCCGCTGCTGAGAGTGCCCCAGTTGGCCGTCCACCTCGACCGGTCCGTCAACACCGAGGGCCTCAAGCTGGACAAGCAGCGCCATATGACGCCCATCTGGGGGCTCGGCGGCGTCGAGGAGGGCGACCTGATCCGCTTCGTCGCCGAGGAGACCGGTGTCGCGGCCGAGGAGATCGCCGGCTGGGACCTGATGACGCACAGCGTCGAGCCGCCCGCCTACCTCGGCCGGGACCGCGAGCTGCTCGCCGGTCCCCGGATGGACAACCTTGTCTCCGTGCACGCCGGTACGGCCGCGCTCATCGCCGCCGCCTCCCGCCAGGAGCTGCCGTACATCCCCGTACTGGCCGCCTTCGACCACGAGGAGAACGGCAGCCAGTCCGACACCGGCGCCGACGGCCCGCTGCTCGGCACGGTGCTGGAGCGCTCGGTCTTCGCCCGCGGCGGCGCGTACGAGGACCGGGCCCGCGCCTTCGCGGGCACCGTCTGCCTGTCCTCCGACACCGGCCACGCCGTCCACCCCAACTACGCCGAGCGCCATGAGCCGGGCCACCACCCACGGCCCAACGGCGGCCCGATCCTGAAGGTGAACGTCAACCAGAGATACGCCACCGACGGCGCCGGGCGGGCCGTCTTCGCCGCCGCCTGCGAGCGCGCCGGGGTGCCCTGGCAGAGCTTCGTCTCCCATAACTCGATGCCGTGCGGCACCACGATCGGTCCGATCACCGCCGCCCGGCACGGCATCGCCACCGTCGACATCGGCATCGCGATCCTGTCCATGCACTCGGCACGGGAACTGTGCGGAGCGCAGGACCCGCGGCTGCTGGCCAAGGCACTGCACGCCTTTCTGGAGGGCTGA
- a CDS encoding TNT domain-containing protein, translating to MRVLRHLLVVLGSLLLLCAGGPAMAKPVTDFAAGLSPVAAPEPAAAPSPGPRPGNGGDGEGKGHPPCPTRDRIGGTSIAPNPPRERYYQGDWRLGPAQLPRYGAIGRMLEGYERLDHFPTSSAFLDCYWNEQTSGWWFPYPDGWVLLNGTPLHTTIRLKAGQKVDLFGSGFGHFLAPAGTPYEERALPPSNLNTIDPAYPNGYHLYEVTEPFLVEAGPIRPWFGQPGFGLQYLTGPSIPQLVAAGNLRALN from the coding sequence ATGCGCGTTCTTCGCCACCTGCTTGTCGTTCTGGGGTCGCTGCTGCTGCTGTGCGCAGGCGGACCTGCCATGGCCAAGCCCGTCACGGATTTCGCCGCGGGGCTGTCACCCGTGGCCGCCCCGGAGCCGGCAGCCGCGCCCTCGCCCGGCCCGCGTCCGGGGAACGGCGGGGATGGCGAGGGCAAGGGCCACCCTCCCTGTCCGACCAGGGACCGCATCGGGGGGACCAGCATTGCACCCAACCCGCCGCGCGAGCGCTACTACCAGGGTGACTGGCGGCTCGGCCCCGCGCAGCTCCCCCGGTACGGCGCGATCGGGCGGATGCTCGAAGGCTATGAACGGCTCGACCACTTCCCCACCTCCTCCGCGTTCCTCGACTGCTACTGGAACGAGCAGACCAGCGGCTGGTGGTTCCCGTACCCCGACGGCTGGGTGCTGCTCAACGGAACGCCGCTGCACACCACGATCAGGTTGAAGGCCGGTCAGAAGGTCGATCTCTTCGGGAGCGGTTTCGGCCACTTCCTCGCCCCGGCGGGCACGCCCTACGAGGAGCGCGCGCTGCCGCCCAGCAACCTCAACACCATCGACCCGGCGTATCCGAACGGCTATCACCTCTATGAGGTCACCGAGCCCTTCCTGGTCGAGGCCGGTCCCATCCGGCCCTGGTTCGGACAACCCGGCTTCGGGCTGCAGTATCTGACCGGTCCTTCGATTCCCCAGTTGGTCGCGGCGGGTAATCTGCGCGCACTCAACTGA
- a CDS encoding acyl-CoA dehydrogenase yields MGHYKSNLRDIEFNLFEVLGRDTVYGTGPFAEMDVETAKSVLAEISRLSEHELAESYTDSDRNPPVFDPKTHTAPLPESFKKSYRAYMEAEWWRLGVPEELGGTVCPRSLLWGSAETILGSNTPIWMYASGPAFAGVLHDEGTEEQLKIAQLMVDRQWGSTMVLTEPDAGSDVGAGRTKAAQQEDGSWHIEGVKRFITSGEHDLSDNIIHFVLARPEGAGPGTKGLSLFIVPKYDFDWETGELGERNGVYATNVEHKMGLRVSNTCELTFGADHPAKGWLLGDKHDGIRQMFKIIEFARMMVGTKAMATLSTGYLNALEYAKERVQGPDLAAFTDKTAPRVTITHHPDVRRSLMTQKAYAEGLRALVLYTASVQDEILVKEAAGEDASALSRLNDLLLPIVKGYGSEKAYEQLAQSLQTIGGSGYLQEYPLEQYIRDAKIDTLYEGTTAIQGQDYFFRKIVRDQGQALTVVSEEIKKFLAEAAGGEELEAARDQLAQAAVDLEAIVGTMLTDLAATEQDVSSIYKVGLNSTRLLLASGDVIIGYLLLRGAAVAAEKVGTASTKDRSFYAGKIAAAKFFAHEVLPGVSVQRSLAESVDKGLMDLDESAF; encoded by the coding sequence ATGGGGCACTACAAGTCGAATCTCCGCGACATCGAGTTCAACCTCTTCGAGGTGCTCGGGCGGGACACGGTGTACGGCACCGGACCGTTCGCGGAGATGGACGTCGAGACCGCCAAGAGCGTGCTCGCGGAGATATCCCGGCTCTCCGAGCATGAGCTGGCCGAAAGCTACACCGACTCCGACCGGAACCCGCCCGTCTTCGACCCCAAGACCCACACGGCGCCGCTTCCCGAGTCGTTCAAGAAGAGCTACCGGGCCTACATGGAGGCCGAGTGGTGGCGGCTGGGCGTCCCGGAGGAGCTGGGCGGCACGGTCTGCCCCCGCTCGCTGCTGTGGGGCTCGGCCGAGACCATCCTCGGCTCCAACACCCCGATCTGGATGTACGCCTCGGGCCCGGCCTTCGCCGGCGTGCTGCACGACGAGGGCACCGAGGAGCAGCTCAAGATCGCCCAGCTGATGGTGGACAGGCAGTGGGGCTCCACCATGGTGCTGACCGAGCCGGACGCCGGCTCCGACGTCGGCGCGGGCCGCACCAAGGCCGCCCAGCAGGAGGACGGCAGCTGGCACATCGAGGGTGTGAAGCGGTTCATCACCTCCGGTGAGCACGACCTCTCCGACAACATCATCCACTTCGTGCTGGCCCGGCCCGAGGGCGCGGGGCCCGGCACCAAGGGGCTGTCGCTGTTCATCGTCCCCAAGTACGACTTCGACTGGGAGACCGGTGAGCTCGGCGAGCGCAATGGCGTCTACGCCACCAATGTCGAGCACAAGATGGGTCTGCGGGTCTCCAACACCTGTGAGCTGACCTTCGGCGCCGACCACCCGGCCAAGGGCTGGCTGCTGGGCGACAAGCACGACGGCATCCGCCAGATGTTCAAGATCATCGAGTTCGCCCGGATGATGGTCGGCACGAAGGCCATGGCCACCCTCTCCACGGGCTACCTCAACGCCCTGGAGTACGCCAAGGAGCGGGTGCAGGGCCCGGACCTGGCGGCGTTCACCGACAAGACCGCCCCCCGCGTCACCATCACCCACCACCCGGATGTGCGTCGCTCGCTGATGACGCAGAAGGCGTACGCGGAGGGCCTGCGCGCACTGGTCCTCTACACCGCCTCCGTCCAGGACGAGATCCTGGTCAAGGAGGCCGCGGGCGAGGACGCCTCCGCCCTGAGCCGCCTCAACGACCTGCTGCTCCCCATCGTCAAGGGCTACGGCTCGGAGAAGGCGTACGAGCAGCTGGCGCAGTCCCTGCAGACCATCGGCGGCTCCGGCTACCTCCAGGAGTACCCGCTGGAGCAGTACATCCGGGACGCCAAGATCGACACGCTCTACGAGGGCACCACCGCCATCCAGGGCCAGGACTACTTCTTCCGCAAGATCGTCCGGGACCAGGGCCAGGCCCTGACCGTCGTCTCGGAGGAGATCAAGAAGTTCCTGGCCGAGGCCGCCGGGGGTGAGGAGCTGGAAGCCGCCCGCGACCAGCTGGCCCAGGCCGCGGTGGACCTGGAGGCGATCGTCGGCACGATGCTCACCGACCTGGCCGCCACCGAGCAGGACGTCAGCTCGATCTACAAGGTCGGCCTCAACTCCACCCGGCTGCTGCTGGCTTCCGGCGACGTGATCATCGGCTACCTGCTCCTCAGGGGCGCGGCCGTCGCCGCCGAGAAGGTGGGCACCGCCTCCACGAAGGACCGGTCCTTCTACGCGGGCAAGATCGCCGCGGCGAAGTTCTTCGCCCACGAGGTGCTGCCGGGCGTCTCGGTGCAGCGCTCGCTGGCCGAGTCGGTCGACAAGGGGCTCATGGACCTGGACGAGTCCGCGTTCTAA
- a CDS encoding SseB family protein: protein MYGYDQNASAGQGYAAPPPPPQQQPHASHHAQAGAGYGQQPLYPEPSPPSLADAVRAFTTGSMSAEDFQQIFAGSKVYCPRGDNPGFLALHNTQQPVIPMFTSLKELRRYAGKESKYFVITGAEVIDLLPTGYGFVLDMEGEHRIVFDAKAVEQMVDFAMRRMYG, encoded by the coding sequence ATGTACGGCTACGACCAGAACGCGAGCGCAGGGCAGGGTTATGCCGCTCCGCCACCTCCGCCGCAACAGCAGCCGCATGCGTCACATCACGCGCAGGCGGGTGCGGGCTACGGCCAGCAGCCGCTCTACCCGGAGCCCTCGCCGCCGTCGCTCGCCGACGCGGTGCGCGCCTTCACCACCGGTTCGATGTCGGCCGAGGACTTCCAGCAGATCTTCGCGGGCTCGAAGGTCTACTGCCCGCGCGGTGACAACCCCGGCTTCCTGGCGCTGCACAACACGCAGCAGCCGGTGATCCCCATGTTCACCTCGCTCAAGGAGCTGCGGCGGTATGCGGGCAAGGAGTCCAAGTACTTCGTGATCACCGGCGCCGAGGTGATCGACCTGCTGCCCACCGGCTACGGCTTCGTCCTCGACATGGAGGGTGAGCACCGGATCGTCTTCGACGCGAAGGCGGTGGAGCAGATGGTGGACTTCGCCATGAGGCGTATGTACGGATAG
- a CDS encoding SdrD B-like domain-containing protein produces the protein MGATAGTATASTGDGTLTVQVLRDFFGTGVINAAMDVPQRGMKVAVSDPDGHRVTGTTDATGKVVVSKSTELTGGQYRVDVTIPTPYNKHLQAAPASTKENHFDSFTTFVDVSDGKDDSVITGVWNPADYALPDSRYFVPIQNTADGKDTRALVAFGTDKRGTCPGDTACPTTLNTQDQVGTTFALAYDKYQKRIFQGAFARRYTPYGPDGGDAIYTTPTDGGSAPTLFAKVPGAAETPHDTSNMIKDAGFTNAPGKESIGGLALSEDGSTLYAVNLLTRRLVSFDATGATASAPKATVRIPDPGCASPGDWRPFGLQVHDNKLYVGGVCSAESTQQREDLKAVVYTYDGEQFDTVLTQPLTAKRGSVFGSDAVVQATHWNPWNTSLATWDERKVGNVLIDPQPELASLAFTRDGSMILGFRDRFMDVVSWGGLDPRPDNDDPENGMAGGDINMACATPTGGYAWEGTGSCPNHATPATNGGQANDVVEYFPGDFFRGAHLETALGSVAYIPQQQWAVSTEFDPTVNVATSGTGYHNVTTGQGPGNAPAANAYQFVSQEQSGFGKAGGLGDIAYEAANAPIQIGNRVWFDGDHNGIQDPEGRNEVPLPDATVNLLDSDGKQVATTKTDAAGEYYFGGVGAAYALKPGAKYTVRFDVCTADTSEVPTQPAATKLRFTLPRAGDNRAHDSNVTPPKTGRLCDGKAPVTAPDKPGEVDHTIDAGVYIPKKTPPTPTPTPTPSSSEPPTSEPPNNPGPQSGGGSGTGGGSGTGGGSGTGGGGGSLANTGTSGLLTIISLSALLAGTGAAFAFVTRKRRARQH, from the coding sequence ATGGGCGCGACGGCCGGGACGGCCACCGCTTCGACTGGCGACGGAACCCTGACGGTTCAGGTACTGCGGGATTTCTTCGGCACCGGCGTGATCAACGCCGCCATGGATGTGCCGCAGCGCGGCATGAAGGTCGCGGTATCGGACCCCGACGGCCATCGGGTCACCGGCACCACGGATGCCACTGGCAAGGTGGTGGTCTCGAAGTCGACCGAGTTGACCGGCGGCCAGTACCGCGTCGACGTCACCATCCCAACGCCGTACAACAAGCACCTTCAGGCCGCGCCGGCCTCGACGAAAGAAAACCACTTCGACAGCTTCACGACATTCGTGGACGTGTCGGACGGCAAGGACGACTCGGTTATTACCGGGGTGTGGAATCCGGCCGACTACGCGCTGCCGGACTCGCGGTATTTCGTACCGATCCAGAACACTGCCGACGGGAAGGACACCCGGGCACTGGTGGCGTTCGGGACGGACAAACGCGGTACGTGTCCTGGCGACACGGCGTGCCCGACCACGCTCAACACGCAGGACCAGGTGGGCACGACGTTCGCGTTGGCCTACGACAAGTACCAGAAGCGGATCTTCCAGGGCGCGTTCGCCCGGCGGTACACCCCGTACGGGCCGGACGGCGGTGACGCGATCTACACCACGCCGACCGACGGCGGGAGCGCGCCGACCCTGTTCGCGAAGGTGCCGGGCGCCGCGGAGACGCCGCACGACACCTCCAACATGATCAAGGACGCCGGGTTCACCAACGCGCCGGGCAAGGAGAGCATCGGCGGCCTGGCCCTGTCGGAGGACGGTTCGACGCTGTACGCGGTGAACCTGCTGACCCGGCGCCTGGTCAGCTTCGACGCGACCGGAGCCACCGCGTCCGCGCCGAAGGCGACGGTGCGCATCCCGGACCCGGGCTGCGCGAGCCCCGGCGACTGGCGGCCGTTCGGTCTTCAGGTCCACGACAACAAGCTCTACGTCGGTGGCGTGTGCAGCGCGGAGAGCACACAGCAGCGCGAAGACCTGAAAGCCGTCGTCTACACCTACGACGGCGAGCAGTTCGACACCGTGCTGACCCAGCCGCTCACCGCCAAGCGCGGCTCCGTCTTCGGCTCCGACGCCGTCGTCCAGGCCACCCACTGGAACCCGTGGAACACCTCCCTGGCCACGTGGGACGAGCGGAAGGTGGGCAACGTCCTCATCGATCCGCAGCCGGAGCTCGCCTCCCTCGCCTTCACCCGCGACGGTTCGATGATCCTCGGTTTCCGCGACCGGTTCATGGACGTCGTGAGCTGGGGTGGACTGGACCCGAGGCCGGACAACGACGACCCCGAAAACGGCATGGCCGGCGGCGACATCAACATGGCCTGTGCCACTCCCACGGGTGGATACGCGTGGGAAGGCACCGGAAGCTGTCCCAACCACGCCACCCCCGCCACCAATGGCGGCCAGGCCAACGATGTCGTCGAGTACTTCCCGGGCGACTTCTTCCGCGGCGCGCACCTGGAGACCGCGCTGGGGTCGGTGGCCTACATTCCGCAGCAGCAGTGGGCCGTCAGCACGGAATTCGACCCGACCGTCAACGTCGCGACCTCCGGGACCGGTTACCACAATGTCACGACCGGTCAGGGCCCGGGCAACGCTCCGGCCGCCAACGCGTACCAGTTCGTCAGTCAGGAACAGAGCGGGTTCGGCAAGGCCGGTGGGCTCGGCGATATCGCCTATGAGGCGGCGAACGCGCCGATCCAGATCGGCAACCGGGTGTGGTTCGACGGCGACCACAACGGCATCCAGGACCCCGAGGGTCGCAACGAGGTGCCGCTGCCGGACGCCACGGTCAACCTGCTGGACTCGGACGGCAAGCAGGTCGCCACGACCAAGACCGACGCCGCCGGCGAGTACTACTTCGGTGGAGTCGGCGCCGCCTACGCACTCAAGCCGGGCGCCAAGTACACGGTGCGGTTCGATGTGTGTACCGCGGACACCAGCGAGGTACCGACCCAGCCGGCGGCCACCAAGCTGCGGTTCACACTCCCGCGGGCCGGTGACAACCGGGCACACGACTCCAATGTGACCCCGCCGAAGACCGGGCGGCTGTGCGACGGAAAGGCACCTGTCACAGCTCCGGACAAGCCGGGAGAGGTCGACCACACGATCGACGCCGGCGTGTACATCCCCAAGAAGACACCGCCGACTCCCACGCCGACGCCCACTCCGTCGTCGTCCGAGCCGCCCACGTCTGAGCCGCCCAACAACCCGGGCCCCCAGTCCGGCGGAGGCTCGGGGACTGGTGGAGGCTCGGGGACTGGTGGAGGCTCGGGGACTGGTGGAGGCGGCGGTTCGCTGGCCAACACCGGTACGTCCGGCCTTCTGACGATCATCTCCCTCAGTGCCCTGCTGGCCGGTACGGGCGCGGCATTCGCATTCGTGACCCGGAAGCGTCGCGCCAGGCAACACTGA